The proteins below are encoded in one region of Alistipes communis:
- a CDS encoding FAD-dependent oxidoreductase → MSEKHSIHCPARDIPVRAEADVLVVGGGPAGIMAAEAAAGDGLRVMLVESRGFLGGNLTIGLPVLGFLGHKGTQIIKGLPQNFIDRLRARGAASEHRPCALHMSLTIIDPEEAKRTALEIMEEKGVEVLLYVFCTDVVKEGDDVKGVIIESKAGREAILARTVIDCTGDGDVAFHAGVECRKGDAEGGMQPPTLMFCMKGVDVQRLRDAIVQHPDVYDMDTMPAEQFRTGKFITVGLRNQIEQARAKGIHIPVARTILITGLADDEIWVNMTRVNGVDSTRPESYTHGEIEGRKQVYEVERYLREFVPGFAGAHLEKIAPFMGIRESRVIVGKYVLTAEDILEDRRFDDAIAVAGYPVDIHHAKGGDCTLYWCDDCYDIPYRTLIPAHVGNLLVAGRCSSMNHEAMASTRVMSTCMALGEAAGRAARLALKAGVQPADLDVEALRAELRATGAYLRD, encoded by the coding sequence ATGAGCGAAAAACATTCAATACATTGTCCGGCACGCGACATCCCCGTCCGCGCCGAGGCGGACGTTCTGGTCGTGGGCGGCGGCCCCGCCGGCATCATGGCCGCCGAGGCGGCTGCGGGCGACGGCCTGCGCGTAATGCTCGTCGAGAGCCGCGGTTTTCTGGGCGGCAACCTTACGATCGGCCTGCCTGTACTCGGATTCCTGGGACACAAGGGAACGCAGATCATCAAGGGCCTGCCCCAGAACTTCATCGACCGGCTGCGTGCACGCGGCGCAGCGAGCGAACACCGTCCCTGCGCCCTGCACATGAGCCTGACGATCATCGACCCCGAAGAGGCCAAGCGCACGGCACTCGAAATCATGGAGGAGAAGGGCGTCGAGGTACTGCTCTACGTCTTCTGCACCGACGTAGTCAAGGAGGGCGACGACGTGAAGGGCGTCATCATCGAGAGCAAGGCGGGCCGCGAAGCGATCTTGGCCCGCACCGTCATCGACTGCACGGGCGACGGCGACGTGGCCTTCCACGCGGGCGTCGAGTGCCGCAAGGGCGACGCCGAAGGCGGCATGCAGCCCCCGACGCTGATGTTCTGTATGAAGGGTGTCGACGTGCAGCGGCTGCGCGACGCGATCGTCCAGCATCCCGACGTCTACGACATGGACACCATGCCGGCCGAGCAGTTCCGCACGGGCAAGTTCATCACCGTCGGCTTGCGCAACCAAATCGAGCAGGCGCGCGCCAAGGGTATCCACATCCCCGTAGCACGCACGATCCTCATCACGGGACTTGCCGACGACGAGATCTGGGTCAACATGACGCGCGTGAACGGCGTCGACTCGACCCGTCCCGAAAGCTACACGCACGGCGAGATCGAGGGCCGCAAGCAGGTCTACGAGGTGGAACGTTACCTGCGCGAATTCGTGCCGGGCTTCGCCGGAGCGCATCTGGAAAAAATCGCACCCTTCATGGGTATCCGCGAGAGCCGCGTGATCGTAGGCAAATACGTCCTCACGGCAGAAGATATTCTCGAAGACCGTCGTTTCGACGATGCCATCGCCGTGGCGGGCTATCCGGTGGACATCCACCACGCCAAGGGCGGCGACTGCACGCTCTACTGGTGCGACGACTGCTACGACATCCCCTACCGCACGCTGATTCCGGCCCATGTAGGCAATCTGCTCGTCGCGGGCCGCTGCTCGTCGATGAACCACGAAGCGATGGCTTCGACGCGCGTCATGTCGACCTGCATGGCGTTGGGCGAAGCGGCCGGACGCGCCGCACGGCTGGCCTTGAAGGCGGGCGTGCAGCCCGCCGATCTCGACGTGGAGGCGCTGCGCGCCGAACTGCGTGCGACGGGCGCCTACCTGCGCGACTGA
- a CDS encoding class II fructose-bisphosphate aldolase, which produces MVSYKELGLVNTREMFAKAIKGGYAIPAFNFNNMEQLQAIISACVEANSPVILQVSAGARKYANQTLLRYMAQGAVEYAKELNGGKGIPITLHLDHGNSFELCKSCIDMGFSSVMIDGSSLPYDENVALTKKVVEYAHQHDVTVEGELGVLAGVEDEVASEVAHYTKPEEVIDFVTKTGVDSLAISIGTSHGANKFKPEQCTRNAEGILVPPELRFDILAEIEKKLPGFPIVLHGASSVPQEYVKIINTHGGKLKDAVGIPEEQLRKAAKSAVCKINIDSDGRLAMTAAVRKVFIDNPAEFDPRKYLGPARDELKKLYMHKCENVLGSAGKA; this is translated from the coding sequence ATGGTATCTTACAAAGAACTCGGACTGGTGAATACGCGCGAGATGTTCGCCAAGGCCATCAAGGGCGGTTATGCCATTCCTGCATTCAACTTCAACAACATGGAGCAGTTGCAGGCGATCATTTCGGCGTGCGTCGAGGCCAATTCGCCCGTTATCCTGCAAGTGTCGGCCGGCGCCCGCAAATACGCCAACCAGACGTTGCTGCGCTACATGGCACAGGGCGCCGTGGAGTATGCCAAGGAGCTCAACGGCGGCAAGGGTATTCCGATTACGCTGCACCTCGACCACGGCAATTCGTTCGAACTGTGCAAGAGCTGCATCGACATGGGCTTCTCGTCGGTGATGATCGACGGTTCGTCGCTCCCCTACGATGAGAACGTAGCCCTCACGAAAAAGGTCGTCGAGTATGCTCACCAGCACGACGTGACGGTCGAAGGCGAGCTGGGCGTACTGGCCGGCGTCGAAGACGAGGTAGCTTCGGAGGTCGCGCACTACACCAAGCCCGAAGAGGTGATCGATTTCGTGACGAAGACCGGCGTCGACTCGCTGGCCATCTCGATCGGCACGTCGCACGGCGCCAACAAGTTCAAGCCCGAACAGTGCACCCGCAACGCCGAGGGCATCCTCGTTCCGCCCGAACTGCGCTTCGACATTCTGGCCGAGATCGAGAAGAAACTCCCCGGATTCCCCATCGTGCTGCATGGTGCTTCGTCGGTTCCGCAGGAGTACGTGAAGATCATCAACACGCATGGCGGCAAGCTCAAAGATGCCGTCGGCATTCCCGAGGAGCAGCTCCGCAAGGCAGCCAAGAGCGCCGTATGCAAGATCAACATCGACTCCGACGGCCGTCTGGCGATGACCGCCGCCGTACGCAAGGTCTTCATCGACAACCCCGCCGAGTTCGACCCCCGCAAATACCTGGGTCCGGCCCGCGACGAGTTGAAGAAGCTCTACATGCACAAATGCGAGAACGTGCTGGGTTCGGCAGGCAAGGCTTAG
- a CDS encoding fumarate hydratase, translating to MPEFIYQEPFPVGEDTTEYRLLTKDYVKVVECDGRKILKVDPKGLEELSKAAYSDVSFYLRASHLQKLRNILEDSEASDNDRFVAYTMLLNQCVAAEGELPTCQDTGTAICIGHKGEDVYTGADDAEHIARGVYETYKERNLRYSQVVPFTMTDEKNSGTNLPAQIDIYGGHPGMEYEFLFITKGGGSANKTFLYQQTKALLNEKTLTEFIRTHIKDLGTSACPPYHLAICIGGTSAEMCLSTVKKASAGYLDALPTSGNEGGRCFRDLEWEEKVLKICQESGVGAQFGGKYLVHDVRVIRAPRHAASCPVAIGVSCSADRNIKAKITPEGIFLEQLEKNPARFLPKQAPAMSPAVDIDLDEGMDKVREILTKYPIKTRLNLRGTLIVARDIAHARIKQMLDEGKPMPDYFKKHPVYYAGPAKTPEGMASGSFGPTTAGRMDPYVDLFQSHGGSMVMVAKGNRSQAVTDACRKHGGFYLGSIGGPAAILAKNSIKSVEVVDFPELGMEAVRKIYVEDFPAFVIVDDKGNDFFADFKH from the coding sequence ATGCCAGAATTCATCTATCAGGAGCCGTTCCCCGTGGGCGAGGACACCACGGAGTACCGTCTGTTGACCAAGGATTACGTGAAAGTCGTGGAGTGCGACGGCCGCAAGATTTTGAAAGTCGACCCCAAGGGGTTGGAGGAGTTGTCGAAGGCCGCCTATTCCGACGTGTCGTTCTACCTGCGTGCTTCGCACTTGCAGAAACTGCGCAACATCCTCGAAGATTCCGAAGCCTCCGACAACGACCGCTTCGTGGCCTACACCATGCTGCTGAACCAGTGCGTCGCAGCCGAAGGCGAACTGCCCACCTGTCAGGACACGGGTACGGCGATCTGTATCGGCCACAAGGGCGAGGACGTCTATACGGGCGCCGACGACGCCGAGCATATCGCGCGCGGCGTCTACGAGACCTACAAGGAGCGCAACCTGCGCTATTCGCAGGTGGTTCCCTTCACGATGACCGACGAGAAGAATTCGGGCACGAACCTTCCGGCGCAGATCGACATCTACGGAGGCCACCCCGGCATGGAGTACGAGTTCCTCTTCATCACCAAGGGCGGCGGTTCGGCCAACAAGACCTTCCTCTACCAGCAGACCAAGGCGCTGCTCAACGAGAAGACGCTCACCGAGTTCATCCGTACCCACATCAAGGATCTGGGCACTTCGGCCTGCCCGCCCTACCATCTGGCGATCTGCATCGGCGGAACGTCGGCCGAAATGTGCCTCTCGACCGTGAAGAAGGCCTCGGCGGGTTATCTCGACGCGCTGCCCACGTCGGGCAACGAGGGCGGCCGCTGCTTCCGCGATCTGGAATGGGAGGAGAAGGTGCTCAAAATCTGCCAGGAGAGCGGCGTGGGCGCTCAGTTCGGCGGCAAGTACCTCGTGCATGACGTGCGGGTGATCCGTGCGCCGCGTCATGCCGCTTCGTGCCCCGTGGCCATCGGCGTGAGCTGCTCGGCCGACCGCAACATCAAGGCGAAGATCACCCCCGAAGGCATCTTCCTGGAGCAGTTGGAGAAGAATCCCGCCCGGTTCCTTCCGAAGCAGGCGCCTGCCATGTCGCCGGCCGTCGACATCGATCTGGACGAGGGGATGGACAAGGTGCGCGAGATTCTGACGAAGTATCCGATCAAGACGCGCCTGAACCTGCGCGGAACGCTCATCGTGGCACGCGACATCGCCCACGCCCGCATCAAGCAGATGCTCGACGAAGGCAAGCCGATGCCCGACTATTTCAAGAAGCATCCGGTCTACTACGCCGGCCCCGCGAAGACTCCCGAGGGGATGGCTTCGGGTTCGTTCGGCCCCACGACGGCCGGCCGTATGGATCCCTACGTCGACCTGTTCCAGTCGCACGGCGGTTCGATGGTGATGGTGGCCAAGGGCAACCGTTCGCAGGCCGTCACCGACGCCTGCCGGAAGCACGGCGGGTTCTATCTGGGGTCGATCGGCGGGCCGGCGGCGATTCTGGCCAAGAACTCGATCAAGTCGGTCGAGGTGGTCGACTTCCCCGAGCTGGGCATGGAGGCCGTCCGCAAGATCTACGTCGAGGATTTCCCCGCCTTCGTCATCGTGGACGACAAGGGCAACGACTTCTTCGCCGACTTCAAGCACTGA
- a CDS encoding BatD family protein gives MKRTVYTWMLTLLTVFGATVASADEKVSFEVKAPMVVAKGEAVRVEFSLNASPDEGSFTAPSFEGFDVIAGPAFSQGSSIQIVNGQMTRSSNYTITYVLLPQQEGNFTIGAASVRVGKSQYKTKALPIEVVEETPESSGGQQAVQGGQSADDVQQVSKDDILLRMILSRTTAFKGEPIRATLKLYYRVNLRGDNGSKFPSFNGFWAQEIEQDAQPQRERYNGKVYETQVIKEYLLYPQQSGELTVEPAELNVVAQVLVQSANPDPFFGGGHEVYDVRRSLRTAPVKVTVRDLPAGAPASFSGAVGKFTMASDVPSTELAANSAATYTIKISGTGNLSFVQAPKLTLPSSFEQYNVKTTESMKTTAAGTTGYRQFEYPFIARAEGEYEIAPVEFTYFDPAKKQYITLSTARLPINIAPDAGGGVAAQVVTGLSKEDVKLLGQDIRFIKLGRGNLHLQGRPFMGGTLYFVLLAAIVGLFAAAYVALRKRIRDRQNAVLMRGKRANKVAVQRFRAAAKFMQEENRHAFYEEMLRALWGYMSDKFNIPVANLTKENVREELNKRGVSQELSQSFSEIISQCDEAQYSPLAGARMSDVYNAGVDFISKLESVIKK, from the coding sequence ATGAAACGAACCGTTTATACGTGGATGCTGACCTTGCTGACGGTATTCGGCGCAACGGTCGCGTCGGCCGACGAAAAGGTCTCCTTCGAGGTGAAGGCGCCGATGGTGGTGGCCAAAGGCGAAGCCGTGCGCGTCGAATTCTCGCTCAACGCCTCTCCCGACGAAGGTTCCTTCACGGCCCCGTCGTTCGAGGGGTTCGACGTGATCGCAGGACCGGCCTTTTCGCAGGGCAGTTCGATTCAGATCGTTAACGGGCAGATGACCCGCAGCAGCAACTACACGATCACCTACGTGCTTTTGCCGCAGCAGGAGGGCAACTTCACCATCGGTGCGGCCTCCGTGCGGGTCGGCAAGAGCCAGTACAAGACCAAGGCGCTGCCGATCGAGGTGGTGGAGGAGACGCCGGAGAGCAGCGGCGGCCAGCAGGCGGTGCAGGGCGGCCAGTCGGCCGACGACGTGCAGCAGGTCTCGAAGGACGACATCCTGCTGCGCATGATTCTGTCGCGCACGACCGCTTTCAAGGGCGAGCCGATCCGTGCGACGCTCAAACTCTACTACCGCGTCAACCTGCGGGGCGACAACGGCAGCAAGTTCCCGTCGTTCAACGGCTTCTGGGCACAGGAGATCGAGCAGGACGCACAGCCCCAGCGCGAACGCTACAACGGCAAGGTCTACGAGACGCAGGTCATCAAGGAGTATCTGCTCTACCCGCAGCAGTCGGGCGAACTGACCGTCGAACCCGCCGAGCTGAACGTCGTTGCGCAGGTGTTGGTGCAGAGCGCCAATCCCGATCCCTTCTTCGGCGGCGGCCACGAGGTCTACGACGTGCGCCGTTCGCTGCGCACGGCACCGGTCAAGGTGACGGTGCGCGACCTGCCCGCGGGCGCTCCGGCAAGTTTCAGCGGTGCCGTCGGCAAGTTCACGATGGCCTCCGACGTTCCTTCGACGGAGCTGGCGGCCAACTCGGCGGCGACCTATACGATCAAGATTTCGGGTACGGGCAACCTGTCGTTCGTACAGGCGCCCAAACTGACGCTCCCCAGTTCGTTCGAGCAGTACAACGTCAAGACGACCGAGTCGATGAAGACCACGGCGGCCGGTACGACCGGCTACCGTCAGTTCGAATACCCGTTCATCGCCCGCGCCGAAGGCGAGTACGAGATCGCACCGGTGGAGTTCACCTATTTCGACCCCGCGAAGAAGCAGTATATCACGCTTTCGACGGCGCGTCTGCCGATCAACATCGCGCCCGATGCGGGCGGCGGCGTAGCGGCGCAGGTGGTCACGGGTCTTTCGAAGGAGGATGTGAAGCTGCTGGGGCAGGACATCCGTTTCATCAAACTCGGACGCGGAAACCTGCATTTGCAGGGGCGGCCGTTCATGGGCGGGACGCTCTATTTCGTGCTGCTGGCGGCGATCGTGGGACTCTTCGCGGCGGCATACGTCGCGCTGCGCAAACGGATCCGCGACCGTCAGAATGCGGTGCTCATGCGCGGCAAGCGAGCCAACAAGGTGGCCGTACAGCGGTTCCGCGCTGCGGCGAAATTCATGCAGGAGGAGAACCGCCATGCCTTTTACGAGGAGATGCTGCGGGCGTTGTGGGGCTACATGAGCGACAAGTTCAACATTCCGGTGGCCAATCTGACGAAGGAGAACGTGCGCGAGGAGCTCAATAAACGGGGCGTTTCGCAGGAGTTGTCGCAGAGCTTCTCGGAGATCATCTCGCAGTGCGACGAGGCGCAGTACTCGCCGTTGGCCGGGGCGCGCATGAGCGACGTCTACAACGCAGGGGTGGATTTTATTTCGAAACTCGAATCGGTGATTAAAAAATAG
- a CDS encoding tetratricopeptide repeat protein, which produces MRTSRIFWSLLLLFLSLTAAARAQGDRDSLAAATTDPLTVQTAGGNSLAAVEQVWDAANTAYINSDYHRAIDAYRQLILRGYASDKLYYNLANAYFKVGRYGKAILYYNRALRLAPGDADIRYNLDVANTFTKDKIAVVPEFFLKGWVRSVRMSLGSTAWSVVSLAALALLFALVLLYLLAGRLAWRKAGFYGTLAMLLVFVASTSFAVTERRELLDSTEAVVMSSSVSVKSSPDKASTDLFVLHEGTKVRTVSELGDWREIVIADGKKGWVEARTIETI; this is translated from the coding sequence ATGAGAACCAGCCGGATATTTTGGAGCCTGCTGCTCCTGTTCCTGAGTCTTACCGCTGCTGCGCGGGCGCAGGGCGACCGCGATTCGCTCGCTGCCGCGACGACCGATCCGCTGACCGTGCAGACGGCCGGCGGCAACTCGCTGGCTGCCGTCGAGCAGGTGTGGGACGCCGCCAATACGGCCTATATCAATTCGGACTATCATCGGGCGATCGATGCCTACCGGCAGTTGATCCTGCGGGGCTATGCGTCCGATAAACTCTACTACAATCTGGCCAACGCCTACTTCAAGGTGGGGCGTTACGGCAAGGCGATTCTCTACTACAACCGCGCGCTGCGGCTCGCTCCGGGCGATGCGGACATCCGCTACAATCTCGACGTGGCCAATACCTTCACCAAGGACAAGATCGCCGTCGTGCCGGAGTTTTTCCTCAAAGGCTGGGTGCGCTCGGTGCGCATGTCGCTCGGGAGCACTGCGTGGAGCGTCGTCTCGCTGGCGGCGCTGGCGCTGCTCTTCGCGCTCGTGCTGCTTTACCTGCTGGCCGGAAGGCTGGCGTGGCGCAAGGCGGGTTTCTACGGTACGCTGGCGATGCTGCTCGTCTTCGTCGCCTCCACCTCGTTCGCCGTGACCGAGCGGCGCGAGCTGCTCGACAGTACGGAGGCCGTCGTGATGAGTTCGTCGGTCTCGGTCAAGAGTTCGCCCGACAAGGCGTCGACCGATCTGTTCGTGTTGCACGAGGGGACGAAGGTCCGCACGGTGAGCGAGCTGGGCGACTGGCGCGAGATCGTCATCGCCGACGGCAAGAAGGGGTGGGTCGAGGCCCGCACGATCGAAACGATTTAA
- the recR gene encoding recombination mediator RecR, whose amino-acid sequence MSQLLTDVVEELSKLPGIGRRTALRLAMHLLRMEPSIVAGMTRSIDRFRREIRYCRECNNLSDTDVCPICEDPKRDRSTICVVEQVADVLSIEHTQQYRGLYHVLGGVISPMQGIAPSDLKIDLLVERIRRGGVGEVILAISTSVEGETTLFYLMNRLREFPDLKITSIARGIGFGDELEYVDELTLTHALLNRRAVE is encoded by the coding sequence ATGTCTCAATTACTGACCGACGTGGTGGAGGAGTTGTCCAAACTCCCCGGAATCGGCCGCCGCACGGCGTTGCGGCTGGCCATGCACCTGTTGCGCATGGAGCCGTCGATCGTGGCGGGCATGACGCGGAGCATCGACCGGTTCCGCCGCGAAATCCGTTATTGCAGGGAGTGCAACAATCTGTCGGACACCGATGTCTGCCCGATCTGCGAAGATCCGAAACGCGACCGTTCGACGATCTGCGTCGTGGAGCAGGTGGCCGACGTCCTCTCGATCGAACATACGCAGCAGTACCGGGGGCTCTATCATGTGCTGGGCGGCGTCATCTCGCCCATGCAGGGAATCGCGCCCTCCGACCTGAAAATCGACCTGCTGGTCGAGCGCATTCGCCGGGGCGGCGTGGGCGAGGTGATTCTGGCGATCTCCACCTCGGTCGAGGGCGAGACGACGCTCTTCTACCTGATGAACCGTTTGCGGGAGTTCCCCGACCTGAAAATCACCTCCATCGCACGCGGCATCGGGTTCGGCGACGAGCTGGAATACGTCGACGAACTGACGCTGACCCATGCGTTGCTCAACCGGCGTGCCGTGGAGTAG
- a CDS encoding sodium-dependent transporter — protein MKTTHRATFGGRLSAVLVTAGSAVGLGNIWRFPYVAGENGGGAFLLIYILSVLLLGVPIMLSEFAIGRNTHRNAVGAYRTLSSRWSILGYNSILAPLLIMGFYLVVSGWTLEYMIHSLTGEFTRISTPEAYESLFNAFTQNPWKPLLYTVVFTLLTHGVIALGVQKGIERSARIMMPLLLLILVVLAVHSILLPGGTEGVKFLFAPDFSKVTPSTVLTALGQAFFSLSIGLGCLVTYASYFKNDTNITHTALQVAFIDTLVAVLAGLVIFPAVFSVGIEPTAGPSLVFVTLPAIFNTLPLSMVWSTIFFLLLVIAALTSTISLHEVLTVYVQEEWHLSRRAAAWIVTGACIVLGAAASLSLGAWQWLQLGGKSFFDLLDFVTANIMLPAGGFFICIFTGWVLDRRFMPAELTNHGALRLHLWPLLGMLLRWVCPVVILLIFLDNLGVL, from the coding sequence ATGAAGACAACTCATCGGGCCACATTCGGCGGCCGGCTGAGCGCCGTGCTCGTCACGGCGGGCAGCGCCGTCGGATTGGGCAACATCTGGCGTTTCCCCTATGTCGCAGGGGAGAACGGCGGCGGCGCGTTCCTGCTGATCTACATCCTCAGCGTCCTGCTGCTCGGCGTGCCGATCATGCTTTCGGAATTCGCCATCGGACGCAATACCCACCGCAACGCCGTGGGCGCCTACCGCACCCTTTCGAGCCGCTGGTCGATCCTGGGCTACAACAGTATTCTGGCTCCGCTGCTCATCATGGGCTTCTATCTGGTGGTCTCGGGCTGGACGCTGGAATACATGATCCACTCGCTCACGGGCGAATTCACACGCATCAGTACCCCCGAAGCCTACGAATCGCTCTTCAACGCCTTCACGCAGAACCCGTGGAAACCGTTGCTCTACACCGTCGTCTTCACCCTGCTGACGCACGGCGTCATCGCGCTGGGCGTCCAGAAAGGGATCGAACGCTCGGCTCGCATCATGATGCCGCTGCTGCTGTTGATCCTCGTGGTGCTGGCCGTCCACTCCATCCTGCTGCCTGGCGGCACCGAAGGCGTGAAATTCCTCTTCGCTCCCGACTTCTCGAAGGTGACGCCCTCGACGGTGCTCACCGCGCTCGGACAGGCCTTCTTCTCGCTGTCGATCGGTCTGGGCTGCCTGGTGACCTACGCCTCCTATTTCAAGAACGACACCAACATCACGCACACCGCCCTGCAAGTCGCCTTCATCGATACGCTCGTGGCGGTGTTGGCGGGGCTGGTGATCTTTCCGGCCGTTTTCAGCGTCGGCATCGAACCCACGGCCGGCCCCTCGCTGGTCTTCGTCACCCTGCCCGCGATCTTCAACACGCTTCCGCTGAGCATGGTATGGTCGACGATCTTCTTCCTGCTGCTGGTCATCGCAGCCCTCACCTCCACGATCTCGCTGCACGAGGTGCTGACCGTCTACGTGCAGGAGGAGTGGCATCTGAGCCGCCGTGCGGCGGCATGGATCGTCACCGGTGCCTGCATCGTACTGGGTGCAGCCGCTTCGTTGTCGCTCGGCGCATGGCAGTGGTTGCAGCTCGGCGGGAAATCGTTCTTCGACCTGCTGGACTTCGTGACGGCCAACATCATGCTGCCCGCAGGCGGTTTCTTCATCTGCATCTTCACGGGTTGGGTACTCGACCGGCGGTTCATGCCGGCGGAACTGACCAACCATGGCGCGCTGCGCCTGCACCTCTGGCCGCTGCTCGGCATGCTGCTGCGCTGGGTTTGTCCGGTGGTGATCCTGCTGATCTTCCTGGATAACCTGGGAGTGCTCTGA
- the folB gene encoding dihydroneopterin aldolase produces MLYTIDLQGMEFHAFHGCYDLEQRVGNRFEVTLSITTELGGIAAHDAVEEAVNYLTVYEIVRERMAVTQRTIERVATNIIEALHARFPAVRHVRCTVAKLAPPLGGKIARVSVTLEG; encoded by the coding sequence ATGCTCTACACGATCGATCTTCAAGGCATGGAGTTCCACGCCTTCCACGGCTGTTACGACCTCGAACAGCGCGTCGGGAACCGTTTCGAGGTGACGCTCTCGATTACGACCGAACTGGGCGGCATCGCCGCGCACGACGCCGTGGAGGAGGCCGTCAACTACCTGACCGTCTACGAAATCGTCCGCGAACGCATGGCCGTCACGCAGCGCACGATCGAGCGCGTGGCGACGAATATCATCGAAGCGTTGCACGCGCGCTTTCCCGCAGTGCGGCACGTGCGTTGCACGGTAGCCAAACTCGCCCCCCCGCTGGGCGGCAAGATCGCCCGCGTCTCGGTGACGCTGGAAGGATAG
- the tyrS gene encoding tyrosine--tRNA ligase: MAIKNFIEELEWRGMIHTIMPGAKEQLEKEMTTAYLGIDPTADSLHIGHLVGVMILKHFQMCGHRPIALVGGATGMIGDPSGKSQERNLLDEETLRRNQEAIKRQLAKLIDFDSDAPNAALMVNNYDWMKGIGFLDFIRDIGKLITVNYMMAKDSVKKRFNGEGDGMSFTEFSYQLVQGFDFMHLYEKYGCKVQLGGSDQWGNITTGTELIRRKLGAEAYAITCPLITKADGTKFGKTESGNVWLDPRYTSPYKFYQFWLNVSDDDAKRYIKIFTLLDRATIDALVAEHDAAPHLRTLQKRLAEEITVMIHSREEYEKAVEASQILFGGATSEALRRLDEQTLLQVFEGVPQFTVARAELGLPFVDLCAAATQIFPSKGECRKMVQGGGVALNKEKVADAMRPVTEADLIAGKYLLVQRGKKNYYLVTVE; this comes from the coding sequence ATGGCAATCAAAAACTTCATCGAGGAACTGGAATGGCGCGGCATGATCCACACGATCATGCCGGGCGCAAAGGAACAACTTGAAAAAGAGATGACGACGGCCTATCTGGGTATCGATCCCACGGCCGACTCGCTGCATATCGGACATCTGGTGGGAGTGATGATTCTCAAACATTTCCAGATGTGCGGCCACCGTCCCATCGCACTGGTCGGCGGCGCAACGGGCATGATCGGCGATCCGTCGGGCAAGTCGCAGGAGCGCAACCTGCTCGACGAGGAGACGCTGCGCCGCAATCAGGAGGCGATCAAGCGGCAGCTGGCCAAACTCATCGACTTCGACTCCGACGCCCCCAACGCCGCGCTGATGGTCAACAACTACGACTGGATGAAGGGGATCGGCTTCCTCGACTTCATCCGCGACATCGGCAAGCTGATCACGGTCAACTACATGATGGCCAAGGATTCGGTCAAGAAGCGTTTCAACGGCGAGGGCGACGGCATGTCGTTCACCGAATTCTCCTACCAGCTGGTGCAGGGTTTCGATTTCATGCACCTCTACGAGAAATACGGCTGCAAGGTGCAGTTGGGCGGATCCGACCAGTGGGGTAACATCACCACCGGCACCGAGCTGATCCGCCGCAAGCTGGGCGCCGAAGCCTATGCGATCACCTGCCCGCTCATCACGAAGGCCGACGGCACCAAGTTCGGCAAGACCGAGAGCGGCAACGTATGGCTCGATCCGCGCTATACGTCGCCCTACAAGTTCTACCAGTTCTGGCTCAACGTGAGCGACGACGACGCCAAACGCTACATCAAGATCTTCACCCTGCTCGACCGTGCGACGATCGACGCACTCGTCGCCGAACACGACGCAGCGCCCCACCTGCGCACGTTGCAGAAGCGGCTGGCCGAGGAGATCACCGTGATGATCCACTCGCGCGAGGAGTACGAGAAGGCGGTCGAAGCGTCGCAGATCCTCTTCGGCGGCGCGACCTCCGAGGCGTTGCGCCGGCTCGACGAACAGACGTTGTTGCAGGTCTTCGAAGGGGTGCCGCAGTTCACCGTGGCACGCGCCGAACTGGGGTTGCCGTTCGTCGACCTCTGCGCTGCGGCGACGCAGATCTTCCCCTCGAAGGGCGAATGCCGCAAGATGGTGCAGGGCGGCGGCGTGGCACTCAACAAGGAGAAGGTCGCCGATGCGATGCGCCCCGTCACCGAAGCCGATCTGATCGCCGGCAAATACCTGCTCGTGCAGCGCGGCAAGAAGAACTACTATCTCGTGACCGTCGAATAA